TCCTTCTCCCCAAATAATATCCTTACCTGCAAGAAGCTGCAACATCTTTTTGCTGCATATATAGAACAATAAAGGTGGACTGTCTAATTTTACTGTGATCAATGGTTGCTATCTGCCACGGGCCACTGTgtgagtggtgggctataaatggagttataaataaataaaaatagatcatTCACTTCTGTCTTTGTAATGCTCAAGTCGATAATAGGTTTGTGTGATCGTGTTACTGACAGCCAGTTGTATTACTAATTTCTATTCCTATTCCCATATTACAATGTATTTTGGAAAAGTgtaaggagaagagggaggggtaTAAAGAACTACTCTCACAGTAACATGCTTTCTCCTTTTCCTAGCCTGGCAATGAGTAAAATTCGATTGGCAACACGCAGCAAGCAAGGAATACAAACTGACAAACAACAGAAGTTGCCAAGGAAATCTGAAGAAAGTGTCATGCTCTATAAAGGTGAGTAAATTGCAAGAATATATGTTGCCTAGAGAGCAGAAAAGGAGGAATCTCTGAGGCCCTGTTTTCATGAGTTAATCTCTGGATGCCAATTTCCTTAGCTCACTTTAACTTCTTGTTTGCTTAGATATTAAAATAGAGAACCAGAGATTGATGTGAATTTAATGTATGATAAGGGCTCTTTCCTGGTTAGGTGTtagtttattgttgttattgttgttatgtgcgaagtcgtgtccgaaccatcacgaccccatggacaatgatcctccaggccttcctgtcctctaccattccccagagtccatttaggtttgcacctactgcttcagttactccatccatccacctcattctctgtcgcccccttcttcttttgccctcgatcgctcccagcattaggctcttctccagggagtccttccttctcatgaggtggccaaagtatttgagtctaaTTTATTACATGTAGGCAtttccctttatccttccttcTTACAGCACTGACCTGCTGCATTCTCTTATTACGAAATCAACAAACCTGAACCACTTATAGGGCTTTCTGTTTTCAGGAGTCTTTCCTGGCATTAGAAAAATAAGGTTTTGTCAATTAACCAAAGGAAATAAAAACTGCCTGGTGAGGACTGAATGTGCTCCAGGAGGCATGGAATGTTGAAAGTGATGGTGGAGGGAGGAGAAATGAACCTGCTTGTGTATGAGAGAGGGGGATGGGGGGTGATAGTGTGAGATGTCTAATGTCctctattttaatttcttttattttgaataattgatttgaacaaataGATTGTACTATAACTTAAGAAAGGTATTGGTTTTTTAACCTCACTtcatatgctaacctgcattctcaGCAATCCCTCAGAAAAGCCAAATatcctctgtattttaaattatctcttaattggaataattgatttgaacaagtagattgacATGCAACTATTAGCATAACACAATGTCGTTtggaactgtgtgtgtgtatataattatttttttctggacAGAGACAGTCAAATGCTCTACTTGAAAGTGGATGGTGgccctggctgctgccatgcttgagaggagaagcagggggcaaaagggcaagatctcagctaactgctgtcagccactgactatttgcccattattctcttaatggagACATTTATTGTGGTGAAATGTTTCCTGAGCAATTCAgtttcaagtgaatacaaacaattccaaactgctgttttttcccctgttTATCCCTGGaacctgctaaccattttcattatgctgtatgttaatttactctgacaccttgcctataagtatgaagtGATTACTTcaattccatgacattgtatctgaggaagtgtgcatgcccacaaaagtccataccttgaataaaactttgttagtcttaaaagtgcccctgaactctaaatttgttctgctgcttcagacgaacCCACTTGTATCTACATTGTTCCCTGTGCAGTTTCTCAAAAACCCTTATATTCTTCTGGATACTCATTTGATAATGCTAATATATCAAACAACCTGGGATGAGGGATGCTTTGGATGCCAAACAGTTTCTTGTTTGTCCCCATTCTTTTAGCACTTGAAGGACTGTAAAATATtccaaacatttatttggtggtattttaattcatagggttgccataagtcagaagtgacttgatggtacttagttcacacacacacattttttaaacaactaaaaataaaaatgcatctgGACGTAAATCTATTGGCTCAAGGGTTTCCATGACCATGAGAATTGAACTCATGGTATCACATTTTCCTGCTCTTATCTGTAAACTCCAAAGGAAACCCATTAATTCCACAAAAGAGGAATGAAACATTCTTCCTCAGTGGGAAGGAATTGGATTCTCCAGTACTTCGAGCTGTGGCTCAGGTGATATTTGAAGATAATGTTCCATTTGGAAAAGCTTAGGCAATTAATGACTTGATCATAGCAGAGGGagtaagccactgaggaaggtgCTACTATTGAAAACAGGGCTTGAACCCGGGACCATGTTCTGCcaaacaaccagctgggtgaccttgggctcaccacagcactgataaaactgttctgactgagcagtgatatcagggctctctcagcatcacctacctcacagggtgtctgttgtggggagaggaaatggaaggtgaatgtaagctgctttgagactccttcgagtagagaaaagtggcatataagtaccaactcttcttcatagacatttaaggtgactttatgcAGATTAAATCAGTGCAATCAATAGGATGATGACACTTTGATAAACAATGTAATAGGGCTATGGTTACAGGAATCTGAAAGCATGAGGATGAAACCTGGCATGTGAAGCAACCCAGCAGATGGTATTACATAAGTAGAGATACAGTGCAGTGAGAACAAGCAAGACAATACATATAGAAACATTCTATTATCATATAGCCCTTTTGCCTTTGTAATAGTTTATGGAAtaatgggagccttcctgacgtTCTCAGGCAGCCCTTCCCTTAAAGTGGGGGCTGCTACAGAGAATGCAAGTGTACAGACAGTTGCTCTCTTGCCTGTTTGTAGTGTGGCACCTGTAGAACACCCTGCTCAGATGAAATTGATTCCTTGCAATATCTTTAACTTCTCTGGTGACTCATAAGAATGGCTCCTAGAAAAATGGTGACTATCCTCTTACTTTTGCAGGAATACCCAGCCAGCAGTCTTCATTCCATACGTTCAGCAGTACAGTTGAAATTGAAGTATTTCGGAAAAGGCTACTTGCCTGGTACAATAATTGCAAGCGGGACCTTCCTTGGAGAAAACTGGTATGGACTGTTAAAGGCAGATTCCAAGCAGCTCAGAAAAGAGGCTATTTTGAAAGTTGTCAGCAGTGGCTGCATTGTGTCTTTTTTTCATGAATTTCCCTCTCCATGCTGTTACAGGCTGCAGCTGAAGCTGATGCTGACAGAAGAGCATATGCTGGTGAGAAGGGACTTGAAAGAGTTTGGCGAGGAGTTCCTGTCACTGATCTGCATTTGTTCTGCTCCAGAACTAACTGCACAAATAGTATATAAAATGTAGGCAGTGGGGTGGGTAATTTGTTTCACTGCGGAGACAATCACCTTGTGAGTGTTACTACTAGGCCCAGTTAGAGTTATTTGGGGCCCCAGAAAAAGCAAAGATGGCAAATCCCTCCGGTCACAGCATGTGGTCAGCACCAGTTAAAGTGTAAAATGGCAGGCAGAACTAGTTGTGCCTCTGCAAATGAAAAATGTTAAAATAGGCCACTAGTTTCCTTTCTGTTCAAGGAGCAGCATCTCCTGTTTGCTAGGCAAGACTGAGAAGATTCTGGAAGGAATCAGATTATCCCTAATGCTTACCTTTCCTAGTTTGTGCTTGCAGTGTGGGTATCTGAGGTCATGCTCCAACAAACTCAAGTGGCTTCTGTGATCAACTACTACAATCGCTGGATGCAGGTGATGTTAAACTACCCTGTGGCACCTTCTCATTTGTATTAGTGATTGGGTTCTGGAACAGATTTATGCGGTCTTGTTTTGCAGATCGGTAAACAAGCTCCCTTTTTTCTTTGTGATGCAGAAATGGCCAACCTTACAGGATCTAGCAGGAGCTTCACTGGAGGTAAGAAAGGGAATACAACTGTGTAACTGTGTTTCTGCACAAGCACGCATGAGTTCCCTTGCATGTATTCAAGAAGGATTTATCTTTCCTTCCCCATGTTCAGCTTTCCCCTAACATCTGCTTCTCTTTGGGAATAGGAAGTGAATGAACTGTGGTCGGGGCTTGGCTACTATTCTCGAGGGAAGCGGCTCCAGGAAGGTGCGCGTAAGGTACTCTCTCTCTGGGCATGGATCAGTCATTGTCTGTGTGCCTGTGGCTGGTGGTGTTTGGGTTGGCAAGGGGAATCACTCCCACCCTTTAATAACTGAAAATCAAGGAAGATTGTTGGCAATAGATAGGCACTTTGGAAGGGAGCCAGAGGAGATCATTAGCTCTTGTAACTCTTGTCGTAGTTTGTTGGAGAATAGAGTGTTTTTAGGTGACAAGATCAGTATCTACAGTATCTGTTTAGGGCCTACTCTGAGCAGCTCTTTGAAGGTAAATGCTAGTTTATGGGTGAGATATGTGGCCCAGATTCTCAAATATGTGTATTACATGTGTGTCCCACCTTCCTCCAAGCATTGCCGCGAAGTATTTTAGCTGCCTGAGACTGAGTGCAGTATTTCAGGCTGCAAGAAAATAATTTGGCCATGCAATGAACATTTATAGCCAAGTACAGATATAGAGCAGGATTTTCCATATCCAGTTTCAATGCATGAGACACTACACTGTACTGACACAGTTATGCCTATGgatgagcctttctcaacccttttaactattgagaaacccctgaaatattcttcaggcgtCAAGAAACACCCAAAGTTGGTATGatcatgccaaatatggttgggaaacatagctgtgtacgtggCCACCtggaaccccctccccaccctctctgggCCCATCggacatttggggagaggggtcaacatgaccatgtatagtcatatcaaacaataaatgtttaacaaattttaaaaatacattgaaaattaaccccctcccatttgggaaacccttccagggctgtcaagaaaaaccccagggtttcatgaaaccctggttgagaaagcctgctatagactCTTTCCCCACCCCTGGTGCTCTCAGCAATGGAATCACTTCCTTGTTAAAGGGCTGGTGTGAGTAATTACAGTGTATTTAAAAAACTGTAAATGTGATCCTTACATTTGCATTTCCTGACCTTGTGGCTTTGGCTCCTTTGGGCATAGTTGGCCACTGTAGTTTGGAATGTGGCACGAGGCCCTCTATTACTGTGCTGGGATTTGCATAGCTGCCCTTTTCATAGCAGATTTGCCTgccactatttcactccctttctTTTGTTTAGGTTGTCCCTAATTCACTGCACAGATTGATGGGGTGGTAGTTGTGTGTTTCCATATACATTGGAGATGTGCATAATGAAGTTGCCAGGTGACATAAGCCCAATGTGGTGTGGTATGAATGAACTGGATAAATAAATTTACTTATCTTTTGCAGATTGTATCAGAGATGGCAGGCCATATGCCCAGGACAGCAGAAGAGCTGCAGAAGCTGTTGCCAGGAGTGGGGAAGTATACTGCAGGAGCTATTGCATCCATAGCATTTGGCCAGGTAAATAAGGCTGCACTCTGGTTTAGGCAACTTTGCCTTAGGGAATATGCATGAAGCTGATGGTACTTCAGATTAGATCTGGCTTACCTTTATTAACCTCAGAATGCACAGTCCACCATCAGCTGAAGGACATTGACCTCTTATTTCTTACCCAATTTCTCTTTGCAACTGATTCCACATTTACATGGATTGGAAAGGTATTTGGAATGAGTTGTAATTTAATTCTTTGGTAGTTGCACTGGAAGTATTCAAAGTCGGAAGATACGGTGATTTACTACAAGAATGGGACCCGTTGTCTATTGTGTTCCTCATACTTGCTTCTGATGCTGTAAATTTATGAGCTCTTTGCTCTAAGGAAGCCCTTCCCTTGGCTAAGTGACACTTGAATGTGAACTCTCCCAAGAATGATCACTGACTTTTGTTGCTGCTCAATGCTTCCAGGTGACAGGTGTGGTGGATGGAAATGTAATTCGGGTCCTGTGCCGTATAAGAGCCATTGGAGCTGACCCAACCAATTCTGCTGTTACTGATAGATTCTGGTAAGAAAAGGGATGTGGTTGTAATGGTGCAGGTGTAGTTTTAGGATGCAAGGGTCAAATTTTTATTCCTCATCCCAAATCCCAGCTAAAGAATAATGACAGTTACCTGGCAAGATCCTACATGCCTGGAGGGTTCCCAGCCAGCCCTTTATGCAGAAATTTTTAAATTGGTTGACTTTGCTAGTAGTTTAGGCAGAGGTTCCCGAGTTTGGGTTAGCCACACCCACTAGCATGGAGCAAGGGGGCTTGAGCCTTGTAATCAAAAGGCCATAATTTCTGCACTGAAAATGTTGTGTTCTATAAGATTAGGAACGGGGAAAGTACAGGGAAATGGAGAGCTGGGGCAAAAGATGCGAGCTGCTGGAGTTCTTTGCAGGCTTATGTGGGATTTTATtctatttgggtttttttaattgagtTTATAAACTGCCTTATAAATTGCCAtcaagaaaggtggggtataactattttaattaataaattccACTAAAATCAGTAAGGCTTACTACCAGCCATGTGTTCTCACTGTAATCCTGAGCATAACGCCTTAACTTAACTCCTAGGGGCTGTAGAAGGGGGATACTGCAAAACCTACAAATAAATctgtgggagccccccccccccaaaaaaaaacatcaatGGTATTGACAATATTGTCCACTTTccaccctcagaggcaagatttcccctgTTTTTCTATCCCTTCTCCTTGAGCAGTCCTTTGAATCTGTTGTCTTTCTTTCTGAAGAACACATCAAAAATAGAGTCCACTAGCATCTTTAataccaacaacgatttattcagtgtgagcttttgagtatatgcactcttcctcaggccaacatggctacccacttgaatctttctgaAGAATAgttgctgtcccaccctgtcacaataTATTTTGTGAGTGGCTCAGCCCTGGAACCTGAGGGAAAATTTGAAATCCACTTTTAACTTAAACCATTGAAATGTCACTTGaggctttttaaatttaaaaataactaaatattttattcaacatagaggggaaaggtcagggaaAATCAGGGTAATGTTTCTGAAGTAAATCAATATAAAACTCTTGAGGTAATTTAGTACAGGTACAGACTACATTTCATATATTTCAAGCAATTGAGagtttaagcttttcacagtgacagAGAATCTCTAAAATGAGAGgcttttttttcagtgtttcctaaACACCCCAGTACACTTTTTTGAGCATATTTGGctattttggtttccagaaggcagaGATACTCTGTCCATTACCCAAACTCCTTCACTAAGCACACCAGTATTAAGCACACCAGAGTTTTCACTGACTCTTCAGGAtttaaaaggcagtttctaaACACACCAGACCAGCGATTTCTACTTTCCAGAGCTATCTCCCTGTTTTAACTGGGTAGGGAAATCCttttctcactagaagatctatccccttttcttGCCTAAATGGGAGTCTTCACCTAACTACTTATTCCTCCTGCCAGCTTTCCCAGTTCTGTGTCtctgttaaactgctctcagtcctGGTTAAGCACAGATGCTGTCAGTACTAAACTCTTCTCTGTTAGGGTTATATTCAGACTGAATTATCCTTAGTattcagttcagaagtctttctctgctcaactgataGTCTGTGTGAGGAATtagcccttcacagtccttttccTATTTACACAGCACTTATAAGAATTTAAAGTACAGTCCATCACAGTGAGCCTTTAGAAGATCCTGTTCACATGGTTTAACAAGAAGTGGTTTAAAAGGTTCTATGCAAAACCTTTACTTCATTTCCTCAGTCCCTTATTTCACACAGAGTTTACCTGGATGCACTTCTCTGCATCCTTCCCCAAGATTGTGGTCACAGGCAGATAAAGCTCAAGGTCTCTTTcacctggctgccttgggcttcccCACTGTGTTTGCTAATGTAGGTTGCTGTTTGTCTTAGGGCTTTGTCACACATGTTAGTGGATCCAGCCCATCCAGGTGATTTTAACCAAGCTATGATGGAACTGGGGGCAATGGTGTGCAGTCCCAGGACCCCACTATGCATGGAATGTCCAGTGAGACAACACTGCAGAGCTCACCACAGGGTAAGTGGGCATTTTTGCTATTTTTCCTTCTCTAGGATCCGTTGTTTTGTTGTGGAGGCAGACTAATATCTGTCAGGAAGAAATTTGTTCTGAGGGATTTGGTCCAGAaaccaaactaaaaaaaaatgtttccttatATATGTGTATGTCCTTTCATTGGTGGTAGGGGAGGACACTTAAAGTGCAATCATTTTACAGGCACTCCAACACAGTACCTTGAAATCCATGAATGTAGACTGGGATTAACTCCTACATAGCATTGCATTGTGAATCTAATACAAAATCCTAAAGAGTGACTTTTCTTCCCCCGTTTGTCTTTATCAGACTCTAAAGCTCAGGTTCTTTCTGTATTACCATACCAAATCAGTCATTTTTTTGTTTAGCATTGGGCATGTATCTTATATTTCTCAGTTCTTTCTATCTTGG
The nucleotide sequence above comes from Paroedura picta isolate Pp20150507F chromosome 4, Ppicta_v3.0, whole genome shotgun sequence. Encoded proteins:
- the MUTYH gene encoding adenine DNA glycosylase isoform X2 translates to MSKIRLATRSKQGIQTDKQQKLPRKSEESVMLYKGIPSQQSSFHTFSSTVEIEVFRKRLLAWYNNCKRDLPWRKLAAAEADADRRAYAVWVSEVMLQQTQVASVINYYNRWMQKWPTLQDLAGASLEEVNELWSGLGYYSRGKRLQEGARKIVSEMAGHMPRTAEELQKLLPGVGKYTAGAIASIAFGQVTGVVDGNVIRVLCRIRAIGADPTNSAVTDRFWALSHMLVDPAHPGDFNQAMMELGAMVCSPRTPLCMECPVRQHCRAHHRMEKELEDSAKRLTGRTASKYSSVPDVEECGNCSLCLPPSEVWDPGLGVANFPRKAAKKQPRIESTATCVLQRKCHEDTPEYFIVQRPSTGLLAGLWEFPSVLGPGQEKQQKATMANHLRAWVGSDVTVGHLQHVGEVLHIFSHIRQTYTVYFLNLDKYEGNCKMEAGLLPCRWVTKAEFQNSAVSTAMKKVLKAYEKWSSSISATKAAKRKRDSVCASKPVFQAESSSSKRQLSLDSFLAPHPKT
- the MUTYH gene encoding adenine DNA glycosylase isoform X3, whose product is MLSPFPSLAMSKIRLATRSKQGIQTDKQQKLPRKSEESVMLYKGIPSQQSSFHTFSSTVEIEVFRKRLLAWYNNCKRDLPWRKLAAAEADADRRAYAVWVSEVMLQQTQVASVINYYNRWMQKWPTLQDLAGASLEEVNELWSGLGYYSRGKRLQEGARKIVSEMAGHMPRTAEELQKLLPGVGKYTAGAIASIAFGQVTGVVDGNVIRVLCRIRAIGADPTNSAVTDRFWALSHMLVDPAHPGDFNQAMMELGAMVCSPRTPLCMECPVRQHCRAHHRMEKELEDSAKRLTGRTASKYSSVPDVEECGNCSLCLPPSEVWDPGLGVANFPRKAAKKQPRIESTATCVLQRKCHEDTPEYFIVQRPSTGLLAGLWEFPSVLGPGQEKQQKATMANHLRAWVGSDVTVGHLQHVGEVLHIFSHIRQTYTVYFLNLDKYEGNCKMEAGLLPCRWVTKAEFQNSAVSTAMKKVLKAYEKWSSSISATKENKQHDNK
- the MUTYH gene encoding adenine DNA glycosylase isoform X1, which codes for MLSPFPSLAMSKIRLATRSKQGIQTDKQQKLPRKSEESVMLYKGIPSQQSSFHTFSSTVEIEVFRKRLLAWYNNCKRDLPWRKLAAAEADADRRAYAVWVSEVMLQQTQVASVINYYNRWMQKWPTLQDLAGASLEEVNELWSGLGYYSRGKRLQEGARKIVSEMAGHMPRTAEELQKLLPGVGKYTAGAIASIAFGQVTGVVDGNVIRVLCRIRAIGADPTNSAVTDRFWALSHMLVDPAHPGDFNQAMMELGAMVCSPRTPLCMECPVRQHCRAHHRMEKELEDSAKRLTGRTASKYSSVPDVEECGNCSLCLPPSEVWDPGLGVANFPRKAAKKQPRIESTATCVLQRKCHEDTPEYFIVQRPSTGLLAGLWEFPSVLGPGQEKQQKATMANHLRAWVGSDVTVGHLQHVGEVLHIFSHIRQTYTVYFLNLDKYEGNCKMEAGLLPCRWVTKAEFQNSAVSTAMKKVLKAYEKWSSSISATKAAKRKRDSVCASKPVFQAESSSSKRQLSLDSFLAPHPKT